A window of the Archocentrus centrarchus isolate MPI-CPG fArcCen1 chromosome 9, fArcCen1, whole genome shotgun sequence genome harbors these coding sequences:
- the LOC115786089 gene encoding ADP-ribosylation factor-like protein 6-interacting protein 4, with amino-acid sequence MTDEQKARLSTKRPLTKEEYEARQSVIRKVVDPETGRTRLVRGEGEIIEEIVSREKHKEINKQATKGDGDAFQRKLGINR; translated from the exons ATGACAGATGAGCAGAAGGCTCGGCTGTCCACTAAGAGGCCCCTCACCAAAGAGGAGTATGAAGCCAGGCAGAGCGTGATCCGTAAGGTGGTGGACCCTGAAACGGGGAGGACGAG ACTggtgagaggagagggagagatcaTAGAGGAGATAGTCAGCCGGGAGAAACACAAAGAGATCAACAAG CAAGCTACAAAGGGAGACGGGGACGCTTTTCAGAGAAAATTGGGAATCAACAGGTAG